TATGCTTCACTTGAAGCCATTCTTTCCTTCTCATAATTTCGTTCGCTATTGCGCTTCTGTGGCACTGTGCCGGGTCTTTTTCAAAGCATAAAAGAGCTATTTTTTCCCCCTGATGGATATAATCAAGAAGTTTGTCCGTTTCTTCCGAAACAGAGCTGAGATATTTATTATACTCTTTGAAAAAAAGAGAATAATCCCCTGTTTTTTTTAGATTATCCCTTATTGGCTTTGGCGTGCCGAGCTGATTTATGCTCTGGTAACCTATTTTCTTTTCAGTAAGAAAATCAGACAGTCCGTTTTTTGAAAAACCCTTTTTTCTGCTGAAAGGAATCTGCCTTACATCTATCACCATGGTTATTCCGTACCTGTTTAACCACGCGCTGAACTCCTGCTGGCTTAAACCTTCGTATCCAATTGTATAAAATTCCATGGCTGCACCTATAC
This DNA window, taken from Desulforegula conservatrix Mb1Pa, encodes the following:
- a CDS encoding DUF488 domain-containing protein — encoded protein: MEFYTIGYEGLSQQEFSAWLNRYGITMVIDVRQIPFSRKKGFSKNGLSDFLTEKKIGYQSINQLGTPKPIRDNLKKTGDYSLFFKEYNKYLSSVSEETDKLLDYIHQGEKIALLCFEKDPAQCHRSAIANEIMRRKEWLQVKHI